A part of Rattus rattus isolate New Zealand chromosome 6, Rrattus_CSIRO_v1, whole genome shotgun sequence genomic DNA contains:
- the LOC116902762 gene encoding lithostathine-2, with protein MAQNKVHLNLFLCLMLLSYHQGQAAEEDLPLVEKDLPSPKISCPEGANAYGSYCYYFIEDRLTWGEADLFCQNMNSGHLVSILSQAESNFVASLVKESGTSVTNVWTGLHDPKNNRRWHWSSGALFLFKSWATGAPSSANRGYCVSLTSNTAYKKWKDENCESQYSFVCKFKS; from the exons ATGGCTCAGAACAAAGTACACCTCAACCTGTTCTTATGCCTGATGCTCCTGTCATATCACCAGG GCCAAGCGGCAGAAGAAGACTTGCCTTTAGTTGAAAAAGACCTTCCTTCTCCCAAAATCAGCTGCCCAGAGGGTGCCAATGCCTATGGTTCCTACTGCTACTACTTCATTGAAGACCGTTTGACTTGGGGGGAGGCCGAT CTATTTTGCCAGAACATGAATTCAGGCCACCTGGTGTCAATACTCAGCCAGGCTGAAAGCAACTTTGTGGCCTCGCTGGTTAAGGAGAGTGGAACTTCAGTTACCAATGTCTGGACTGGACTTCATGACCCCAAAAAT AACCGTCGTTGGCACTGGAGTAGTGGAGCTCTATTTCTCTTCAAGTCATGGGCCACTGGAGCTCCAAGCAGTGCTAATCGTGGTTATTGTGTATCACTGACTTCAAACACAG CATACAAGAAATGGAAGGATGAAAACTGTGAGTCACAGTACTCCTTTGTCTGCAAGTTCAAAAGCTAA